A single window of Nicotiana sylvestris chromosome 3, ASM39365v2, whole genome shotgun sequence DNA harbors:
- the LOC104244106 gene encoding uncharacterized protein, whose protein sequence is MASLTVLLRHSGKWNDEGNYVDFSIEGILTKEYASFNDLVASISNQLGIDLSSKSIKIQYKVEGNCTPMKIHNDMGYRVYVELKKENREFGMYPLCITTIEKELLSGGSLNQGDIVQIDEAVQRYDFDTDDTLALDFVNSGEAIGVFELDKDLIISNTNQREVMAGQVYKDKTTLKEVMENYAISQRFQFRIDRSNAVSYALLCISEDCGWRFKVSSINKLELFKVREFIDNHTYPLKDKVYEQRQASSSLRGGMIRPKLINHKRKYIPKDIIDDVKSDLGVDVSYMLAWRSKEKAMNFLRGEPTDSYKKLPGYLYIMDMTYPGSHIRMVKSPKNEFMYVYISLYAFIKGFDHCRPTVVVDGSHLKSYYTGTFVSASTLDGAGHILPLAYGVIDSENDVSWTWFFEQFKIAYGDRENMCIVSDRKESIIKSLSRVYPDVPHFACIWHLWNNVYKKFKKSHAKLSEIYFSMAKAYTQAKFDSLMEKVEKVDIRVKEYLKLAGYEKWARLYAPVNRGWTMTSNIAESINAALVSARELPIYDFLEEVRKMFGHWNCSNRKEATQTYTTLGKKYQEMLTLNEAMSTRMTVVPSTEYLHKVNDGGRHYTVCLLERKYVCGRFQVDELRCPHAWAVLKSKFLMPEEYCFNYYKPNIVVMTYDVPVYPLPDKNDWNIPAHVAEEVVLPPKWKRPTGRPKKKCDKPLSEFLQPKNQHSCSICGQGGHNKQTCKNAPCSI, encoded by the exons ATGGCAAGTTTAACAGTGTTGTTGCGTCATTCTGGCAAGTGGAACGATGAGGGCAATTACGTCGATTTTTCAATTGAGGGAATACTGACAAAGGAGTATGCGTCCTTTAATGATTTGGTTGCTTCAATTTCTAATCAACTGGGCATAGATTTGAGCTCAAAGTCCATTAAAATTCAATACAAAGTAGAAGGAAATTGCACGCCAATGAAAATACACAATGATATGGGTTACAGAGTGTATGTAGAGTtgaaaaaagagaacagagaattcGGGATGTATCCTTTGTGCATAACAACTATTGAAAAAGAACTTTTATCCGGAGGTAGTTTAAATCAAGGCGACATTGTGCAAATAGACGAAGCAGTTCAAAGGTACGATTTCGATACAGATGATACACTGGCTCTAGATTTTGTCAATTCAGGAGAAGCAATTGGGGTGTTtgaattggacaaggatttgataaTTTCAAATACTAATCAAAGAGAGGTTATGGCTGGACAAGTGTATAAGGATAAGACTACATTGAAAGAGGTGATGGAGAATTATGCTATATCTCAAAGATTTCAATTCCGGATTGATAGGTCTAATGCTGTCAG CTATGCATTATTATGTATTTCAGAAGATTGTGGATGGAGGTTTAAGGTTTCAAGCATTAACAAATTAGAACTATTCAAAGTGAGAGAGTTCATTGATAACCATACATATCCGCTGAAGGACAAGGTGTACGAGCAGCGGCAGGCAAGTAGCAGCCTTAGAGGTGGTATGATTAGGCCTAAGCTTATTAATCATAAGAGGAAATACATCCCAAAggatattattgatgatgtgaaatCAGATTTAGGTGTAGATGTTAGCTACATGTTGGCATGGAGGtctaaagaaaaggcaatgaattTTTTGAGAGGTGAACCGACTGATTCATACAAAAAATTACCAGGATACTTATATATAATGGATATGACATATCCAGGTTCCCACATCAGGATggtaaaatcgcccaaaaatgaaTTCATGTACGTGTATATATCTTTGTATGCCTTTATAAAGGGGTTTGATCATTGTAGACCCACTGTTGTTGTGGATGGAAGTCACCTAAAATCTTACTACACCGGGACATTCGTTTCGGCAAGCACGTTGGATGGTGCAG GTCATATATTGCCACTAGCATATGGTGTTATTGATTCAGAGAATGATGTTTCTTGGAcgtggttctttgagcaattcaagatagCATACGGTGACAGAGAAAACATGTGCATCGTTTCAGATAGAAAGGAGAGTATCATTAAATCTTTATCGAGAGTGTATCCAGATGTACCGCATTTTGCTTGTATATGGCATCTATGGAACAACGtatataaaaaattcaaaaagagtcATGCCAAGTTGAGCGAGATATACTTCTCGATGGCAAAAGCATACACACAAGCTAAATTTGACAGTCTGATGGAGAAGGTGGAGAAGGTAGATATTAGGGTGAAAGAATATTTAAAGTTAGCTGGATACGAAAAGTGGGCTAGGTTGTATGCCCCTGTTAACAGGGGATGGACAATGACGTCAAATATTGCTGAGTCAATCAATGCCGCACTAGTGTCAGCAAGGGAATTGCCAATATACGACTTCCTCGAAGAAGTTAGGAAGATGTTTGGACATTGGAATTGTAGTAACCGCAAAGAAGCTACACAGACATACACAACGCTTGGAAAAAAATACCAGGAGATGCTGACTTTGAATGAGGCAATGTCTACACGCATGACT gtGGTACCATCAACTGAATACTTACATAAGGTTAACGATGGAGGGAGGCATTACACAGTCTGCCTGTTAGAGAGAAAATATGTTTGTGGGAGGTTCCAAGTTGATGAATTACGATGCCCACATGCTTGGGCTGTATTGAAGAGCAAGTTTCTAATGCCAGAAGAATATTGCTTTAACTATTACAAACCAAATATTGTTGTAATGACATATGATGTACCTGTGTACCCGCTACCGGACAAAAATGACTGGAACATACCAGCACATGTTGCAGAGGAGGTTGTACTACCACCCAAATGGAAAAGACCTACTGGAAGGCCAAAGAAGAAGTGCGATAAACCTTTAAGTGAGTTTCTGCAGCCGAAAAATCAACATTCATGTAGCATATGTGGGCAGGGAGGACATAACAAACAAACGTGTAAAAATGCTCCATGTAGCATTTAG